The Harpia harpyja isolate bHarHar1 chromosome 10, bHarHar1 primary haplotype, whole genome shotgun sequence genome includes a region encoding these proteins:
- the LOC128147311 gene encoding maestro heat-like repeat-containing protein family member 2B: protein MVGLYIFLLGLVLPQFLMAFAWRSSVSIRGILLPMRRMRALTALCPCVRSQSRPARSEDRGGVTGTVPAAVTTFVAVGTSLLKRLQDHEGDRVETYRELESVLWGDDGCLTSGVVNRLIAEALSDMRAAQGVTGDVKMAASDVLVALARSHFHFVMSELQSHLKAMRKVPDEIVLLTLGKMARRYALRCIPFVGMTLLALRTVLTQVGSGEVLHAVCSVLEQWSKGVHTYLCSWEQCPFPRKGVAQFCEAIYPVFRYVVANWLDCKEEEDKQAVLGAVAAMLGVLLHEEQHRDHTWEQLLWLLQQYKEVRDTSRVTKSLSYVLEILVGVQTPIPQSTALAISTAVHRQLSDVTEEPGLAQKAVLSRCIMLQARMRPEETGMFLHSQLSGESEASRVAALGLLGVLAHSDGPAARGKLPQVVEAMCSLCSDPSAQVRRAVLEFSRELLSSGSQSCWPWDVVGHIFSEFSRTSGRLVAGGLFAWENPEDKAIRALCMDILGSLDVTLRGMTKLLWPRLLQYVVPAQYSGMLIPLSRCLRALVERRERAGCEEEEEEPDAMDSQEQARLPAPQALLARLLVVAAAPYPSRERAVAALQLLQALHGRIHRGLGVAWATEIPLLLQYLEGRTESSLASAEWERRVLKFLRASLEPVEDEAWTVGLSQELSQRLGSSAAGSWEKLFLYKALGTVLAACQDLRHVQGQVLRFLRDTNPVELSEAKGMISVVSHAAESHFHLVLGTVTMFSATFTRNWSYQASTGWKVQRRQKMERTQTIRAALMRTYGGIALHAPKEQLLTCVDKDIMGNILRLSRDKQRVGAQGAPPKEGFVLNVQMQALRGFPLPMLLFHLSALQRVQGVLCSLWPQDLQLKLALVQSIAEVSCAIQAVGDCGSFELSLKQEATRTLLAWIKREPWDSLVYGVFQALEELSKLRPPLSGKENRNLLAVCCQSVLSHPSEERMKKGRKSVRAAVNMELLHRRGMEDLGHLIETLLEAEATSACFDDVVHVLKGWLTSAKEWERERALQVFTHVLGACKERCELMRGCPYKHFGSLVGLLGSLTSDCLATCRQRAWVCLGYLLQMQAKRMKVPQTDEIWCLCEELNSPHTETSAETCTEITKAVCRCIPAAQAVDFLTAVLGSLLHVMPPCARAVWKWVFVFLVECRKEIVQEVPKILDTLYSYMQQSTHRPFLLHAVFLLTRFHQEPVISSLLQKSLFMDSDTVELWRSLGRSILGIRILRCLAEKLNRAGNDRPGTGSSTCERHDRQTALETLTITCAISEVVLALRSTEELRQLLPHLLPSLLRWASEMLGEERLLLLMSSWGELFLECQMHVEKPCRVFLSALELVLGKCMAQKWMQLLVNWAVWARLEDPLAHPEGVCLLSR, encoded by the exons ATGGTTGGGCTCTACATCTtcctcctggggctggtgctgccccagTTTCTCATGGCTTTTGCCTGGAGGAGCAGCGTGTCGATCCGGGGGATCCTGCTGCCCATGCGGAGGATGAGAGCGCTCACAG ctctcTGCCCATGCGTGCGTTCCCAGTCCAGACCTGCGCGTTCTGAGGACAGAGGCGGGGTGACGGGGACTGTCCCTGCGGCCGTCACTACCTTTGTGGCCGTCGGGACTTCTCTGCTAAAGCGACTGCAAGACCAtgag GGTGACCGAGTGGAGACGTACCGGGAGCTGGAGAGCGTCTTGTGGGGAGACGACGGCTGTTTGACGAGTGGCGTTGTGAACCGCCTGATAGCAGAGGCGTTGAGTGACATGCGAGCGGCCCAG GGTGTGACAGGTGACGTGAAGATGGCCGCGAGTGACGTCCTGGTAGCTCTGGCCCGCTCCCACTTCCACTTTGTCATGTCGGAGCTCCAGAGCCACCTGAAGGCCATGAGGAAGGTCCCTGATGAGATTGTGCTCCTCACCTTGGGCAAAATGGCCCGCAGATATG ccctgcggTGCATCCCCTTTGTGGGAATGACGCTGCTCGCCCTGCGCACCGTGCTGACCCAGGTGGGGAGCGGCGAGGTCCTGCATGCCGTCTGCAGTG TTCTGGAGCAATGGTCGAAAGGAGTCCATACATActtgtgcagctgggagcaaTGCCCCTTCCCTCGCAAGGGGGTGGCACAGTTCTGTGAAGCCATTTACCCGGTCTTCCGCTATGTGGTGGCAAATTGGCTGGactgcaaggaggaagag gaCAAGCAGGCTGTCCTCGGGGCAGTGGCTGCCATGCTGGGGGTCCTTCTGCATGAGGAGCAGCACCGAGACCATAcctgggagcagctcctctggctcCTGCAGCAATACAAGGAGGTCCGAGACACCTCCCGGGTCACCAAG AGCCTCAGCTATGTCCTGGAGATACTGGTGGGAGTTCAGACCCCAATCCCGCAGAGCACGGCTCTTGCCATCAGCACCGCTGTGCACCGCCAG CTCTCTGATGTGACCGAGGAGCCTGGCCTGGCCCAGAAGGCAGTGCTGTCCCGCTGCATCATGCTGCAGG CACGAATGCGCCCCGAGGAGACAGGCATGTTTCTGCACTCCCAGCTGAGCGGTGAGAGTGAGGCCAGTCGCGTGGCAGCCCTGGGCCTGCTGGGAGTGCTGGCCCACTCTGACG GACCTGCGGCGAGAGGGAAGCTGCCCCAGGTGGTGGAGGCCATGTGCTCGTTGTGCAGTGACCCCAGTGCCCAG GTGCGGAGGGCAGTTCTGGAgttcagcagggagctgctcagctccggatcccagagctgctggccatgGGATGTGGTGGGGCACATCTTCAGCGAGTTCAGCCGGACCTCGGGCAGACTG GTGGCAGGAGGCCTTTTTGCCTGGGAAAACCCAGAGGATAAAGCAATTCGAGCCCTGTGCATGGACATCCTGGGCTCCCTGGACGTCACTCTGAGAGGGATGACCAAA ctcctgtggcCGAGGCTGCTGCAGTACGTGGTGCCAGCCCAGTACAGCGGCATGCTGATCCCGCTCTCCCGCTGTCTCCGAGCCCTGGTTGAGAGACGGGAGAGAGCGgggtgcgaggaggaggaggaggagccggatgccATGGACTCCCAGGAGCAAG cccggctgccggctccccaggccctgctgGCTCGACTGCTG GTGGTGGCGGCAGCTCCTTACCCGAGCCGCGAACGCGCAGTCGCtgccttgcagctgctgcaggccctCCACGGCAGGATCCACAGAGGCTTGGGGGTGGCGTGGGCGACCGAgatccccctcctgctgcagtacCTGGAAG GCAGAACTGAGAGCTCCCTGGCCTCTGCAGAGTGGGAGCGCCGTGTGCTTAAG TTTCTGCGAGCGTCGCTGGAGCCCGTCGAGGACGAGGCCTGGACCGTAGgcctgagccaggagctgagccagcggctgggcagctctgctgccggctcctgggagaag cttttcctgtaCAAGGCTCTTGGGACGGTGCTGGCAGCTTGTCAGGACCTCAGACACGTCCAAGGGCAGGTGCTGAGGTTCCTGCGGGACACAAACCCTGTGGAGCTGTCTGAGGCCAAG GGAATGATTTCTGTTGTGTCCCACGCTGCCGAGAGCCACTTCCACCTGGTCCTGGGCACGGTGACTATGTTCTCTGCCACTTTCACCAGAAACTGGTCCTACCAGGCTTCCACGGGCTGGAAG GTACAGCGGCGGCAGAAGATGGAGAGAACCCAGACCATTCGTGCTGCTCTCATGCGCACCTACGGCGGCATCGCACTGCACGCCCCCAAGGAGCAGCTGCTCACCTGTGTGGATAAAGACATCATGGGCAACATCCTGAGGCTGTCCAGAGATAAACAGAGGGTAGGAGCACAGGGCGC ACCTCCCAAGGAGGGGTTTGTCCTCAACGTCCAGATGCAAGCCCTCCGTGGGTTCCCCCTGCCcatgctcctcttccacctctcagCCCTTCAAAGAGTTCAAGGGGTGCTTTGCTCTCTTTGGCCTCAGGACTTGCAGCTCAAGCTCGCCCTGGTGCAGAGCATCGCCGAGGTCAGTTGTGCCATCCAGGCTGTGGGCGACTGCGGCAGCTTTGAGCTCTCCTTAAAGCAGGAGGCGACGCGGACCCTGCTG GCCTGGATAAAGAGGGAGCCCTGGGACTCGCTGGTGTATGGAGTGTTTCAGGCCCTGGAGGAGTTGAG CAAGCTGAGGCCGCCTCTGAGCGGGAAGGAAAATCGCAACCTGCTGGCAGTGTGCTGCCAGAGTGTTTTGTCCCATCCTTCCGAGGAGCggatgaaaaagggaaggaagagtgtGAGGGCAGCTGTGAACATGGAG CTTCTGCACAGGAGAGGCATGGAAGATCTGGGCCACCTCATAGAAACCCTTCTGGAGGCTGAGGCGACCTCTGCCTGCTTTGACGACGTGGTCCAC GTCCTGAAGGGCTGGCTCACCTCAGCCAAAGAATGGGAGCGGGAGAGAGCCCTGCAGGTTTTCACCCACGTGCTGGGCGCTTGCAAGGAGCGATGCGAGCTCATG agaGGATGTCCCTACAAGCACTTCGGCTCCCTGGTGGGACTGCTGGGGTCTCTGACCAGCGACTGCCTGGCCACGTGCCGCCAGAGGGCATGGGTCTGCCTTGGCTACCTTCTCCAAATGCAAG CCAAGAGAATGAAGGTGCCGCAGACAGATGAGATCTGGTGCCTTTGTGAGGAGCTGAACAGCCCGCACACCGAGACTTCGGCAGAGACCTGTACCGAAATAACAAAG GCTGTTTGCAGatgcatccctgcagcacaggctgtggaCTTTCTGACTGCCGTCCTGGGCAGCTTGCTGCATGTCATGCCCCCATGTGCAAGAGCAGTGTGGAAGTGGGTGTTCGTCTTCCTGGtggaatgcagaaaggaaatagtccaggag GTGCCAAAAATCTTGGACACCCTTTACAGCTACATGCAGCAGAGCACCCACAGGCCCTTCCTGCTCCATGCAGTGTTTCTCCTCACCCGCTTTCACCAGGAGCCCGTAATCAGCAGTCTCCTCCAGAAGAGTCTCTTCATGGACAG TGACACggtggagctgtggaggagccTGGGGAGAAGCATCCTTGGGATTCGGATCCTGAGGTGCTTAGCGGAGAAACTAAACAGAGCAGGAAACGACCGCCCGGGGACGGGCTCCTCCACTTGTGAGCGGCACGACCGTCAGACTGCTCTGGAGACTCTGACG ATCACCTGTGCCATCTCCGAGGTGGTGCTTGCCCTGAGGAGCACGGAGGAGCTCAGGCAActgcttccccacctccttcccagcctcctgagGTGGGCCAGTGAAATGCTGGGTGAGGAGAGGCTGCTtttgctcatgagcagctggggagaaCTGTTCCTCGAGTGCCAAATGCACGTGGAGAAGCCGTGCAG ggttttcctttcagctctagagttggtgctgggcaaatgcatggcgcagaaatggatgcagctgctcgtgaattgggcagtgtgggctcgcctggaagaccccctggctcaccctgagggggtgtgtctcctgagcaggtaa